A window of the Cannabis sativa cultivar Pink pepper isolate KNU-18-1 chromosome X, ASM2916894v1, whole genome shotgun sequence genome harbors these coding sequences:
- the LOC115721961 gene encoding phototropin-1-like yields MKYYDILFSFKWSFQQSHTNPLISPTPPSSPPLENGLSLHNFKILKEIGAGIGKVYLCKLNNNSGASCYCAMKVVDKKMLAVKGKVNRAEMEEKIMKMLDHPFLSSLYAEFEDQHFSYIVMEYCSGGDLNYLRHQHPRKQFSLNSARFYAGEVLLALEYLHMLGIIYRDLKPKNVLVKSDGHIMLTDFDLSLCSDAIPVVESSLESPMLAVKGKVNRAEMEEKIMKMLDHPFLSSLYAEFEDQHFSYIVMEYCSGGDLNYLRHQHPRKQFSLNSARFYAGEVLLALEYLHMLGIIYRDLKPKNVLVKSDGHIMLTDFDLSLCSDAIPVVESSLESPMLAVKGKVNRAEMEEKIMKMLDHPFLSSLYAEFEDQHFSYIVMEYCSGGDLNYLRHQHPRKQVFAQLRKILRRGSSTSIRVSSYVGHNLQRFETQKRARQVRWSHHAN; encoded by the exons ATGAAATACTACGATATACTCTTCTCTTTCAAATGGAGCTTCCAACAAAGCCACACAAATCCTCTGATTTCGCCTACTCCACCATCCTCTCCGCCACTCGAGAATGGCCTCTCGTTACACAACTTCAAGATCCTAAAAGAAATCGGCGCCGGTATCGGCAAAGtttacctctgcaaactaaatAATAACTCGGGTGCATCTTGTTACTGTGCCATGAAAGTTGTGGACAAAAAGATGCTCGCGGTGAAGGGCAAGGTTAACCGAGCGGAAATGGAggaaaaaatcatgaaaatgcTCGATCACCCGTTTCTTTCGAGTCTCTACGCGGAGTTTGAAGACCAACATTTCTCCTATATTGTGATGGAATATTGCTCGGGTGGCGATCTTAACTATCTTCGTCATCAACATCCTCGAAAACAGTTTTCGCTCAACTCCGCAAG ATTTTACGCCGGGGAAGTTCTACTAGCATTAGAGTATCTTCATATGTTGGGCATAATCTACAGAGATTTGAAACCCAAAAACGTGCTCGTCAAGTCAGATGGTCACATCATGCTAACTGACTTTGATCTTTCGCTTTGCTCCGACGCAATCCCAGTCGTTGAATCATCACTTGAATCaccc ATGCTCGCGGTGAAGGGCAAGGTTAACCGAGCGGAAATGGAggaaaaaatcatgaaaatgcTCGATCACCCGTTTCTTTCGAGTCTCTACGCGGAGTTTGAAGACCAACATTTCTCCTATATTGTGATGGAATATTGCTCGGGTGGCGATCTTAACTATCTTCGTCATCAACATCCTCGAAAACAGTTTTCGCTCAACTCCGCAAG ATTTTACGCCGGGGAAGTTCTACTAGCATTAGAGTATCTTCATATGTTGGGCATAATCTACAGAGATTTGAAACCCAAAAACGTGCTCGTCAAGTCAGATGGTCACATCATGCTAACTGACTTTGATCTTTCGCTTTGCTCCGACGCAATCCCAGTCGTTGAATCATCACTTGAATCaccc ATGCTCGCGGTGAAGGGCAAGGTTAACCGAGCGGAAATGGAggaaaaaatcatgaaaatgcTCGATCACCCGTTTCTTTCGAGTCTCTACGCGGAGTTTGAAGACCAACATTTCTCCTATATTGTGATGGAATATTGCTCGGGTGGCGATCTTAACTATCTTCGTCATCAACATCCTCGAAAACAAGTTTTCGCTCAACTCCGCAAG ATTTTACGCCGGGGAAGTTCTACTAGCATTAGAGTATCTTCATATGTTGGGCATAATCTACAGAGATTTGAAACCCAAAAACGTGCTCGTCAAGTCAGATGGTCACATCATGCTAACTGA
- the LOC115721957 gene encoding protein kinase PINOID-like, protein MDVYRFYAGKVLLALEYLHMLGIIYRDLKPENVLVKSDGHIMLTDFDLLLCSDAIPVIESSLESPDSSSFGCFPKSRGVQTLNRFFVAEPVTARSLSVVVTKINANCLFLIHITRAVITVVGTHEYVSPEMAKDDPHGNAVDWWAYGVFIYEMIYGRTPFLAQSRKRIISNIVNMPLVFPTGTVSCEFELHARELITALLVKDLTKRLGAKYKAAEVSRVSISP, encoded by the exons ATGGATGTATACAGATTTTACGCCGGGAAAGTTCTACTAGCGTTAGAGTATCTTCATATGTTGGGTATAATCTACAGAGATTTGAAACCCGAAAACGTGCTCGTCAAGTCAGATGGTCACATCATGCTAACTGACTTTGATCTTTTGCTTTGCTCCGACGCAATCCCAGTCATTGAATCATCACTTGAATCACCCGACTCATCCTCGTTTGGTTGCTTCCCTAAGTCGCGCGGAGTCCAGACGCTAAACCGGTTCTTTGTAGCCGAACCGGTGACGGCCAGGTCATTGTCCGtggttgtaacg aaaattaatgctaattgcctttttcTAATtcatattactagagcggtcattacagtgGTCGGTACACACGAGTACGTGTCGCCCGAGATGGCTAAAGATGATCCCCACGGCAACGCGGTTGACTGGTGGGCGTACGGTGTCTTCATCTATGAAATGATCTACGGCCGTACACCGTTCCTGGCTCAATCACGCAAGAGAATCATCTCAAACATCGTCAATATGCCACTTGTCTTCCCCACCGGCACAGTGTCATGCGAGTTCGAGCTTCATGCGAGGGAGTTGATTACCGCTTTGCTTGTCAAGGATCTGACCAAGCGTCTCGGGGCCAAATACAAAGCGGCTGAAGTTTCAAGGGTCTCAATTTCGCCTTGA